One segment of Eschrichtius robustus isolate mEscRob2 chromosome 3, mEscRob2.pri, whole genome shotgun sequence DNA contains the following:
- the CHRNB2 gene encoding neuronal acetylcholine receptor subunit beta-2, with amino-acid sequence MAWRSGPMALLLSFGLLGLCSGVCGTDTEERLVEHLLDPSRYNKLIRPATNGSELVTVQLMVSLAQLISVHEREQIMTTNVWLTQEWEDYRLTWKPEEFDNMKKVRLPSKHIWLPDVVLYNNADGMYEVSFYSNAVVSYDGSIFWLPPAIYKSACKIEVKHFPFDQQNCTMKFRSWTYDRTEIDLVLKSDVASLDDFTPSGEWDIVALPGRRNENPDDSTYVDITYDFIIRRKPLFYTINLIIPCVLITSLAILVFYLPSDCGEKMTLCISVLLALTVFLLLISKIVPPTSLDVPLVGKYLMFTMVLVTFSIVTSVCVLNVHHRSPTTHTMAPWVKVIFLEKLPTLLFMQQPRHRCARQRLRLRRRQRGREGAGALFFREALGADSCTCFVNHASVQGLAGAFGSEPAPAAGPGRSGGPCGCGLREAVDGVRFIADHMRSEDDDQSVSEDWKYVAMVIDRLFLWIFVFVCVFGTIGMFLQPLFQNYTTATFLHADNSAPSSKTANGELPVLWLDPPRTQP; translated from the exons ATGGCCTGGCGCTCGGGCCCCATGGCGCTGCTCCTCAGCTTTGGCCTCCTCGGGCTGTGCTCAG GAGTCTGTGGTACAGACACAGAGGAGCGGCTGGTGGAGCATCTCCTGGATCCCTCCCGCTACAATAAGCTTATCCGCCCGGCCACCAATGGCTCTGAGCTGGTGACGGTACAGCTCATGGTATCACTGGCCCAGCTCATCAGTGTG CATGAGCGGGAGCAGATCATGACCACCAACGTCTGGCTGACCCAG gAGTGGGAGGATTATCGCCTCACCTGGAAGCCTGAGGAATTTGACAACATGAAGAAAGTTCGGCTCCCTTCCAAACACATCTGGCTCCCAGATGTGGTCCTGTACAACAA TGCTGACGGCATGTACGAGGTGTCCTTCTATTCCAATGCCGTGGTCTCCTATGATGGCAGCATCTTCTGGCTGCCACCTGCCATCTACAAGAGTGCATGCAAGATCGAAGTAAAGCACTTCCCATTTGACCAGCAGAACTGCACCATGAAGTTCCGCTCGTGGACCTACGACCGCACCGAGATTGACCTGGTGCTCAAGAGTGACGTGGCCAGCCTGGACGACTTCACGCCCAGTGGCGAGTGGGACATTGTTGCGCTGCCGGGCCGGCGCAACGAGAACCCGGACGACTCCACTTATGTGGACATCACGTACGACTTCATCATCCGCCGCAAGCCACTCTTCTACACCATCAATCTCATCATCCCCTGCGTGCTTATCACCTCACTAGCCATCCTTGTCTTCTACCTGCCATCTGACTGCGGCGAGAAGATGACGCTGTGCATCTCCGTGCTGCTGGCGCTCACTGTCTTCCTGCTGCTCATCTCCAAGATCGTGCCGCCCACCTCCCTCGATGTGCCGCTTGTAGGCAAGTACCTCATGTTCACCATGGTGCTAGTCACCTTCTCCATCGTCACCAGCGTGTGCGTGCTCAACGTGCACCACCGCTCACCCACCACGCACACCATGGCTCCCTGGGTCAAGGTCATCTTCCTGGAGAAGCTGCCCACGCTGCTCTTCATGCAGCAGCCGCGCCACCGCTGCGCCCGCCAACGCCTGCGCCTGCGGCGGCGCCAGCGCGGGCGGGAGGGAGCCGGCGCCCTCTTCTTCCGCGAAGCCCTGGGGGCGGACTCTTGCACGTGCTTCGTCAACCACGCGTCTGTCCAGGGCTTGGCTGGGGCCTTCGGCTCGGAGCCGGCGCCGGCAGCCGGCCCCGGGCGCTCTGGGGGGCCGTGTGGCTGCGGCCTCCGGGAGGCGGTGGACGGCGTGCGCTTCATCGCGGACCACATGCGGAGCGAGGACGACGACCAGAGC GTGAGTGAGGACTGGAAGTATGTCGCCATGGTGATCGACCGTCTGTTCCTTTGGATCTTTGTCTTCGTCTGTGTCTTTGGCACCATCGGCATGTTCCTGCAGCCTCTCTTCCAGAACTACACCACTGCCACCTTCCTCCACGCAGACAACTCGGCTCCCAGCTCCAA AACAGCAAATGGAGAGTTGCCTGTATTATGGCTGGACCCACCTCGGACTCAGCCCTGA